GATCGTCGTTAACGGCAAACACGAAGACGGCATCGTGTTGGATCTAGCAGCAGATATCGGAAACCGGGCGGTCGAGATTCGGGATTGCTTCGGCAACATTGTTCATTCGTTGGAATTGCCGCTCCATAAAGGGCTCTATCAGTTTGCCGTACCTGCTGCCGGCACGTGGACTGCAATCAGAAAGGAAGGCCGGAATGAACTTTGATCTTCGTGAAGTGCCGTTCAGCCGCTATGGGTCCTATATCGCCTTTAACCGCCTTCCTGACCGGGAAGGCGGAGAGGCGGGTTTATATCTGCGTACCGTGCACGGGGACGCGACGCCTTCCGAGTCGTTTCGGATCGAGGTCATTTACGAGGGCCGCCCCGTCGATTTCGTCGAGAAAGCATCTCCATCCTGCCTGATCCTGGAGGCCGATCATGGCTCGGTTGCGATTATCCTGCCGGACGACAACACCGTTCGGGTACAGGGAAGCGGCGCTGTCGGCATCCGGTTCGTCAAGTTCAAGCCGGTTCCCGACCCGAATGTGCATGCCGACTATGCGATCCACCTTGGGGGCGACCGCCTGCAGGTGAATGCGTTCGGCAACCGGTGCCAATTCGGATTTCGTCTGCTTCAAGGGACTATGCTGACAAATGTGCCTTTCGGTAAGCTTGGCGTGGAACCCATCGTCATTGAAGCCGTGCCGCAAGACGGAGAGTGCTTTGAACTCTCCATCCGAAAATTCGAGACGTCGTGGATTGAGCCGGATGAAGTGTATCCGTTTAATGAATCGCGCCTGCAAATCGAGAACGAGTTCGCTGCTTGGCTGGACCGTATGCCGGATACGCCCGGTGTGCCGAGCGATGCCGCCGTCCTTGCCGGGTACATCAACTGGTCCTCCATGGTCGCTCCGACGGGCCATATCAAGCGGCCAGCGATGTTTATGGCCAAGAACTTCATGACGAACGTCTGGAGCTGGGACCACTGTTTCAACGCGATGGCGCTGGTGTATCATGATCCCGCGCTTGCATGGGAACAATTCATATTTCCGTTCGATCATCAGGATGCGTTCGGCATGCTGCCGGATTCGGTGAACGACAAGCTGATTATCCGCAACTTTACGAAGCCGCCAGTTCATGGCTGGGCTTTGAAACGGATGATGGAGCGGAATGTCGCCATCGGCACCCCAGACAAGCTTGCCGAAATTTACGGCCCGCTCTGCCGGTGGACAGAATGGTGGTTTCAATTCCGCGACGACGACGGGGACGGCATCCCGCAGTACAATCATGGGAACGACAGCGGGTGGGACAACTCCACTATTTTTGAAGATGTGCCGGTCGAGAGCCCGGATTTGTCCGCTTACCTTGTCATTCAAATGGAGGTATTATCCGACATTGCCGCCAAACTCGGGAAAATAGATCAATCGCGTGCCTGGAGGGAGCGTGCGGAACGGCTGCTCGAAGCCATGCTCGATCATTTCTGGACGGGCGAATCCTTCGTTGCGAGACGGAACGGGGATCACAAGGAAATCCGGACGGACAGCTTGATCCTGACCGTACCGATTATTCTGGGACGGAGGCTGCCCGAATCGGTTCGCCAAAGCTTGATTGCACAGTTGCAAGAGGGCGGAAAATTACTTACGCCTTATGGTCTTGCTTCCGAAAGTCCGGGCAGCAGCAAATATGAGCCTGACGGATATTGGCGCGGACCGATCTGGGCCCCGTCGACACTGATTGTCGCGGACGGTATTCGCGAATCCGGCGAGACCGAGCTCGCGTCGGAAATCGGGAGACGGTTCTGCGCCATGGCGTCGAAGTTCGGGATGGCCGAAAATTTTGATGCGCTGACAGGGAGGGGCCTTCGCGACAGGGCCTACACCTGGACATCCAGCGTGTTTCTCATTCTGGCACATGAGTACTTGTCAGGGATGTAATCGAAGCTAAGAGTGGATAAGGAATGTCAAAAGTTGCACGTAGAAGTGTCAACATCAACGATTCTATAATTGAACCATAGGAATTACCTTTAAAGAGATGTGGGAGGTTCTTCAAATGAAAACGTTGACACTAAGAAAAACAGCGGCTAGCGTGCTGCTCGCATCACTGATTCTGACCGCGGCATGCTCGGGCAATAACAGCCAGTCTGCAGGAAGCAATAACAGCGCCGGCACATCGGGCACGAACTCCGCAGCCAACACGGACACTGCAGGAACAGCGAACGAAGACGGGCCAATTTCGAAGTATAACCCGCCGATAACGGTAAGTATGATCCGGCCATTTGATCAAACCGCTACTTTCCAGCCAGGCGAATCGATGGAGAAGAATAACTGGGCGACGGCTTTGGAGCAGGAACTCGGCGTCATCATGAAGTATCCGTGGGGACCGATACCAGGCGGCCAATACGAAGACAAAATCAATATTGCTATCGCATCCAATCAATTGCCTGACATTTCACAGCTTGCGGCGCCGCAGCTGAAACAGCTGGTGGATGCGGGATCGCTGGAAGATTTGTATCCTGCCTACAACAAATATGCTACGCCGCTGCTCAAGAAGATTGTTGAAGCCGACGGAGGGCGAGCGCTCAAGACGGCAACGTTCGATGGAAAATTGATGGCACTGACCGTGCCAAACGGCATCGGTGACGCGTTTGGCATGCTATGGGTACGGAAAGATTGGCTGGATAAGCTTGGGCTTCCCGAACCGAAAACGATGCAGGACGTTCAGAACATCGCTCAGGCGTTCGCGAAGGACGGCAAGATCGGGCTTGCGCTTGACAAAGACCTGATCGGCAACACGTTTACGCTGGACGGTTTTGCAAACGGCTATCATGCCTATCCGAAAAAATGGATCAAGGACAGCAACGGCAAACTTGTATACGGCTCGATCCAGCCCGAAATGAGAACCGCGCTGCAGGAAGCCCAGAAGCTTTATAAAGACGGCGCCATGGACAAGGAGTTCGGCGTCAAAACAGCCGATACGGTGGCGCAGGATTTCGCGGCAGGCAAAATCGGCATGACCTACGGGGCAATGTTCTTCCCGCTGTGGCCATTCGCCGACAACAAGAAAAACGATCCGGCGGCGGACTGGCGGCCGTACCCGATCGTATCCGTCGACGGCAAGCCGGCAATGCCGATCGCCGACATCAGCAGCAGCGGCTACTTCGCGGCCAAGAAAGGCTTTGCCCATCCGGAAGTGATCATTAAGCTGGCCAACTTCTATGCCGAAAAATTCTGGAGCGATCACTCGACCAAAGAAGATTACGCTAAGCTTCGCGAAATCACGGTTGATGACGGCAAAGGCGGCAAGAAGTCAGTTACCGTATGGTTCCAGGCTCCGTTTATGGTCGAGAGCGGCGGTAAAAACCAAGACAACTATATAGCCATTAACGAAGCGCTAAAGACCGGCGACGCATCGAAGCTGAATCCGGAGCAGACATCGAACTACAATGATATCAAGAAGTGGCTCGACAACAAGGATATCAACGGCTACGGCTACAACGGCGTATTCGGGAAGGGTGGTTCCGAAGGCATCATTCTTAACTATCTCCAAAACGAGAATAACTACTTGATCAACGAGTTTTACGGTTCAGCAACGGCTACGATGGCCGCGCGCAAATCGACACTCGACAAGATGGAACTCGAAGTGTTCACCAAAATCATCATGGGCGCACCAATCGAAGACTTCGATAAATTCGTACAGAATTGGAACAAGCTCGGAGGGGAACAAATCACCAAAGAAGTGAACGACTGGAGCGCATCCGTCAATTCCTAATCAAACGAACGTTGAAGTTGCGGACTAAAGGCTGAATCCATCTTCAGCCTTTTTTCATTAACACCTAATGGGAGGAAAAACCGCATGAGCCGCAATAACCGCAAATTCTCTGCACAACTGCCCTTTCTGCTGCTGCTTATACCGGGCATCATCCTGACGGTCATTTACAGCTACGGGCCGATGTTCGGCACCGTTATGGCGTTTCAGCAATACACGCCGGCCAAGGGGTTTACCGGATCACCTTGGATTGGCATGGATAATTTCACGTACCTGTTTCAGCTGCCGGATTTTAAAAATGCCCTTCGCAATACGCTTTTCATTGCGATCATGAAAATCATATTCGGGCTTGTTGCTCCGCTCTCCGTCGGGCTGCTGCTGAACGAAATGCGGAAAATGTTGATCAAACGCACGATCCAAACGCTGATTTACCTACCGCATTTCCTGTCATGGGTTATCATTTCCGGCGTGTTGATCGACATCCTGTCGCCGTCCCAGGGTATTGTCAATGACTTGCTCAAGGCTTTCGGCGTCCAACCTGTTTTTTTTCTCGGCAATAACCATTGGTTTCCCTGGGTAATTATTCTGTCCGATACCTGGAAGGAATTCGGCTTCGGTACGATCATTTATTTGGCGGCCATGACTGGGGTCAATCCTTCGCTCTATGAAGCCGCGGCGATCGATGGTGCCGGCCGGTGGAAACAAACGTGGCACGTTACGCTTCCGGGGATCCGGCCGATCGTTATCCTGCTAGTGACGCTCAGTCTCGGACGCGTGCTTGACGCGGGCTTCGACCAGATCTTTAACCTGTACAGTCCGATTACGTACGAAAGCGGGGACGTCATTGATACGTTGGTCTACCGGCTGGGCCTTAAGCAGGCGCAATTCAGCGTTGCGGCCGCCGCGGGGCTGTTCCGATCTGTCGTGTCGCTGATCCTAATTTCGGTCTCCTACTACATTGCGAAGCGATTTGCGAACTATCGGATTTTCTAAGGAGGAAGCAGCTAGTGAATACGTTGACGCCCGGCAGAATCGTCTTTAATCTGTTTAACTATTTCTTTTTGTCCGTCTTGGCCGTACTCTGCGTGTTGCCCTTGGTCAATGTGCTGATGATTTCGTTCAGTGATAATGCGGCGGTGGCTGCGGGACACGTCAAATTGTGGCCGATCGGCTTCAATACCGATTCGTACCGTTTTGTGTTTCACAAGCCCGAATTTCTGAAGGCGTTCGGGATTGGTTTGCAGAAGCTTCTATTAGGCGTTGCTATTAGCATTGTGCTTACGATCATGGTGGCGTATCCGCTGTCCAAAGAGCCAGAAGTCTTCCGCTGGCGCACGCCTCTAGTCTGGTTCTTTGTCATTACAATGCTGGTGAGCGGCGGACTCATTCCAAGCTATATCATCGTCATGAAGACGGGTCTCATCAACTCGATCTGGGCGCTTGTGCTGCCGGGCGCCGTGCCGGTCTATTTAGTCGTGCTACTTCTGAATTTCTTCCGAAGCCTGCCAAAGGAGCTGGAAGAGTCGGCTTTTATCGAAGGCGCTTCGCACTGGCAGTCGATGTGGAAAATCTATGTCCCGCTGTCGCTTCCGGCCATCGCCACAATTACACTTTTCTCCGCGGTGAGCAACTGGAACGATTGGTTCTCGGGCTTAATCTACATGAATATGCCGGAGAAATATCCGCTGGCTACCTATCTGCAAACAATTCTGATCACACTCGACCCGAGCCAGATGAAAGACACCGCGTTCGACGTGGGTCAATTCAAAAACGTATCGCTGCGAACCTATAAAGCGGCACAGATTTTCCTCGGCGCATTACCGATCCTGCTCGCTTACCCATTCCTGCAGCGCTTCTTCGTGCATGGTATTGTGCTTGGAAGCGTGAAGGAGTAGCCCACTGCGGTGCGACAGGGACTTGACACTTGCGTTAAAATGGGATTATCTTTCGAAACCACAGGTGAGCGCGATGAACGCAGGAAAAATGCCGCATATCTCCATCTTTTATAAGGTAGTTGTCGTCTTCCTTGCACTGACGATTCCGATTTACACGGTAAGCCTTGCCATAACGCGCAAGGGAGCAGACAACGTCAAGAAGGAAATTACGGACTCCATGAAAACGAGGGTGGAGTTCTATATGAACTCGCTCGAGATGGAACTTGACCGGTTGATGCGCCTCCAGCGTGAGCTGATCACAGACGATGACCTGCGCAACTTGAGCGTGCTGAGCGAAGCGATGTCGGACAACGAGCGCGTGCGAGCGATCCTGCGGTTTCAGAAACGCCTGGTTCTGATTCAAAGCTCCAGCATGTATGTGGAAGAGGCTTCGGTGTTCGTTCCTTCGATTGACGGCTATATCACGTCGAATCAGATGTTCACCAACATGCCAAGCAAGCTGTATTCATCCTTTTACAGTCTGACGAATCATAATCTTACGCCAATCGTGACGTTAAACGATTCGATTTATATCATTCAGCGGGAACCCAATCCTGTGCTGGCTAAGAACCCGAATTTTATCCTGGTTACCAAGCTGTCCAAGAAGAAAATCCAGGAGGCCATTGCCCAATTTACCGGTAACGAAAATGGCAGGGCGTATCTGCTCAGCGACAGGCTGGATTGGGCGATCGCGGGCGATCCACAGGTGGACGATATCGGTATCGTACAGAGCATGTTTAAACAAAAATACATGGGGCGCGTCGAATCGGCCATGGACTCGACCGTACTGGAGGGCCAAAACTATTTCCTGACTTTCGACCATTCCAGAGCGCTCGCCATTTCATTACTGTTTTACGTCCCAATGGATCAAGTGCTTGGTCCGATCCGTACCTACAATGAATGGTTCAGACTGCTTGTTGTCGCTTCCATCTTGGTGATTCTGCTGTTCTCGTCCTGGGTGTACCGGTTGATTCATCGGCCGCTTCGCAAGCTGGTGCGGACGTTCAAACAGGTGGAGCGGGGGAACCTGGGCCTCACCATCAGCCACGTCAGCAAGGATGAATTCGGCTATCTGTACACCCAGTTCAATTCCATGCTGAACAAGATTCGGGAGCTTATCGTCGAGGTCTACGAACAGAAGTATCTGAAACAGCGCGCCGAGTTCAAGCAGCTCCAATCTCAGATCAATCCCCATTTTCTTTACAATATTTTTTTCACAATGGATCAAATGGTCAAGATGGAGGACTACGAAGCACTTCGCCCGTTTATTCGCCATACCGGACATTACTTTCAGTTTATCACCCGAAACTTCAAGGACGATATCCCGCTCGAGCAAGAGGTTGGGTTCACCACGGCATTCATAGAAATTCAGAATATCCGGTTCCATAACCGGATAGAACTCTCCTTGCAGCCATTGCCGGAGCAGCTGCGAGATCTGTTGATTCCGCGGCTTACCTTGCAGCCGATTGTTGAGAATGCCTACAAGCATGGGCTGGAGCAAATGGCAGGAGGGGCGAAGCTGTGGCTGAACTATGGAGATACCGACGGCATGGCGAGCATATTCGTCGAGGATAACGGCAAGGGAGTGACGGATGAAGAACTTGCGGCGCTTCGAGGTGCGATGGGCACGTCGATGCCAATGGCCGAGACGACCGGACTCATTAATGTGCATCATCGATTGAGAATGCATTTTGGAGACAAGGCCGGGCTGTCCGTCGACCATGGTGAGCAGGGAGGCTTCCGGGTCTGCATCCGGATACCGAAAGAGAGGAGGATGCGCGATGTACCGGCTGTTGATCGTGGATGATGAGCCTTATATCGTCAATGGTATGCATGTCACATTCCAGGAATGCACACATCTGGAGCTTGATATTTATCTGGCTCTCTCAGCCGAGGAGGCGATAGCCTGGCTAAATAAAACCCGGATCGACATCATTCTTTCGGATATTCGAATGCCCGGCATGACGGGAATCGAGCTGCAGGAGATCGTCGCGAGGCAATGGCCGGATTGCAAGATGATTTTCTTGTCAGGCTATAACGAGTTTGAGTATGTGCAAAGCGCGATCCGCAATCAGGGAGCCGATTATTTGCTCAAGACCGAAGGCGAGGAGGCCATTATTCAGGCGGTTGAGAGAGTCATCCGCCGCATTGAAGAAGAACGGGAAATGAAGAGTGCCGTGCACGATGTCCGTAAACAGCTTCGATCGGCGCTGCCCGTTCTTCAGAAGGATTATCTCATCGAGCTGTTGAAGGGTGAGATTTCTGCGGACGCCGCGCTTAAGAAGAGGCTCTCCGAGCTTCAAATCGGACTTTCGGCCGAGCTCCCCGTGATGGCTGCCGTCGGAAGGATTGACGATTGGAACCAGATCGTCTCTTCGTTCGACAAGGATCTGATCCTGTATGCGGTCCAGAATATCGCTCAAGAATTTATTTCCTCCGGGTCGAGGTTTACCGGCGTTATGATCGATAAAGTCAAATTTGTATGGATATTTCAGCCCCTTGCGCGGGACGAGCAGCCGCAGCATGATCAACTGCGGATTTGGGTCCGGTTCGTGCAGGGTACATTGGAGACCATTCAACGGACCTGTAGGGAGCTGCTCCAGGTAACGTTCTCCCTTGCCTGCTCCGGATCCGCCACTACCTGGGAGCGGCTTTCGATCAAGTATGAAGAGTTGTCAAGGCTTCTTGGCAGCGGCTTGGGCAACAATCAGGAAATGCTCTTGTTTGAACAGGATTCAGGCGATAAGCCCAAAATGACGGAGCCTGACAATGACTTGGGAATTCGAAGTGTATTGAATCGTCTGGACCTTATCGAAACGTACCTGGACAACGGCAGCGAAGCGGAGTTTGATTTCGTATATCGGCAAATAGAAGAGAAAACAACGATATCTTATCCGGTTTTTCTTGAATTTTACTTTGGCGTCGTTTCTGCCGTCATCTCTCATCTGAACCGCTGGTCCTCACTCTACCAGTCGGCAGATATTCCCGACATCGAACGGCTGGTTCGAATTGACGGATTCGTTTCACGCGGCGATGCCATTGCTTCCCTTCGGGAATTCTGCAAAAGTCTGTTTGCGATTCGGCAGAAGAACCAGCGGGATAAAACGAAAGAAATTGTTCTCAGGATCAATCAGTATATTGAGGAACACATCGACGGAGATCTATCGCTCACCAGGCTATCCGGACTCGTGTATTTAAGTCCCGAATATTTGTCCCGGCTTTACAAGCAAATCTCCGGCATCGGCATATCGGAGCAGATAACTGGCGTGAGAATGGCAAAGGCTCGTTTGTTGCTCAAAGATACAAATCTTAAAATCCATGAAATCGCCAGGATCGTCGGGTACGAGTCGGCACCTACTTTTACGCGGTTTTTTAAAAAAACAAACTTCGTAACTCCCCAGGAATACCGCGATCGGTTTGTAACCATCTAATACAACGGAGGAGTGCAGCAGCCGATGTCGCAAGAGGAACGTATAGGCCAACGCATAGACCATTTGTTTGCT
Above is a window of Paenibacillus rhizovicinus DNA encoding:
- a CDS encoding response regulator; translation: MYRLLIVDDEPYIVNGMHVTFQECTHLELDIYLALSAEEAIAWLNKTRIDIILSDIRMPGMTGIELQEIVARQWPDCKMIFLSGYNEFEYVQSAIRNQGADYLLKTEGEEAIIQAVERVIRRIEEEREMKSAVHDVRKQLRSALPVLQKDYLIELLKGEISADAALKKRLSELQIGLSAELPVMAAVGRIDDWNQIVSSFDKDLILYAVQNIAQEFISSGSRFTGVMIDKVKFVWIFQPLARDEQPQHDQLRIWVRFVQGTLETIQRTCRELLQVTFSLACSGSATTWERLSIKYEELSRLLGSGLGNNQEMLLFEQDSGDKPKMTEPDNDLGIRSVLNRLDLIETYLDNGSEAEFDFVYRQIEEKTTISYPVFLEFYFGVVSAVISHLNRWSSLYQSADIPDIERLVRIDGFVSRGDAIASLREFCKSLFAIRQKNQRDKTKEIVLRINQYIEEHIDGDLSLTRLSGLVYLSPEYLSRLYKQISGIGISEQITGVRMAKARLLLKDTNLKIHEIARIVGYESAPTFTRFFKKTNFVTPQEYRDRFVTI
- a CDS encoding carbohydrate ABC transporter permease; this translates as MNTLTPGRIVFNLFNYFFLSVLAVLCVLPLVNVLMISFSDNAAVAAGHVKLWPIGFNTDSYRFVFHKPEFLKAFGIGLQKLLLGVAISIVLTIMVAYPLSKEPEVFRWRTPLVWFFVITMLVSGGLIPSYIIVMKTGLINSIWALVLPGAVPVYLVVLLLNFFRSLPKELEESAFIEGASHWQSMWKIYVPLSLPAIATITLFSAVSNWNDWFSGLIYMNMPEKYPLATYLQTILITLDPSQMKDTAFDVGQFKNVSLRTYKAAQIFLGALPILLAYPFLQRFFVHGIVLGSVKE
- a CDS encoding extracellular solute-binding protein, with the protein product MKTLTLRKTAASVLLASLILTAACSGNNSQSAGSNNSAGTSGTNSAANTDTAGTANEDGPISKYNPPITVSMIRPFDQTATFQPGESMEKNNWATALEQELGVIMKYPWGPIPGGQYEDKINIAIASNQLPDISQLAAPQLKQLVDAGSLEDLYPAYNKYATPLLKKIVEADGGRALKTATFDGKLMALTVPNGIGDAFGMLWVRKDWLDKLGLPEPKTMQDVQNIAQAFAKDGKIGLALDKDLIGNTFTLDGFANGYHAYPKKWIKDSNGKLVYGSIQPEMRTALQEAQKLYKDGAMDKEFGVKTADTVAQDFAAGKIGMTYGAMFFPLWPFADNKKNDPAADWRPYPIVSVDGKPAMPIADISSSGYFAAKKGFAHPEVIIKLANFYAEKFWSDHSTKEDYAKLREITVDDGKGGKKSVTVWFQAPFMVESGGKNQDNYIAINEALKTGDASKLNPEQTSNYNDIKKWLDNKDINGYGYNGVFGKGGSEGIILNYLQNENNYLINEFYGSATATMAARKSTLDKMELEVFTKIIMGAPIEDFDKFVQNWNKLGGEQITKEVNDWSASVNS
- a CDS encoding amylo-alpha-1,6-glucosidase, with amino-acid sequence MNFDLREVPFSRYGSYIAFNRLPDREGGEAGLYLRTVHGDATPSESFRIEVIYEGRPVDFVEKASPSCLILEADHGSVAIILPDDNTVRVQGSGAVGIRFVKFKPVPDPNVHADYAIHLGGDRLQVNAFGNRCQFGFRLLQGTMLTNVPFGKLGVEPIVIEAVPQDGECFELSIRKFETSWIEPDEVYPFNESRLQIENEFAAWLDRMPDTPGVPSDAAVLAGYINWSSMVAPTGHIKRPAMFMAKNFMTNVWSWDHCFNAMALVYHDPALAWEQFIFPFDHQDAFGMLPDSVNDKLIIRNFTKPPVHGWALKRMMERNVAIGTPDKLAEIYGPLCRWTEWWFQFRDDDGDGIPQYNHGNDSGWDNSTIFEDVPVESPDLSAYLVIQMEVLSDIAAKLGKIDQSRAWRERAERLLEAMLDHFWTGESFVARRNGDHKEIRTDSLILTVPIILGRRLPESVRQSLIAQLQEGGKLLTPYGLASESPGSSKYEPDGYWRGPIWAPSTLIVADGIRESGETELASEIGRRFCAMASKFGMAENFDALTGRGLRDRAYTWTSSVFLILAHEYLSGM
- a CDS encoding sensor histidine kinase; translated protein: MNAGKMPHISIFYKVVVVFLALTIPIYTVSLAITRKGADNVKKEITDSMKTRVEFYMNSLEMELDRLMRLQRELITDDDLRNLSVLSEAMSDNERVRAILRFQKRLVLIQSSSMYVEEASVFVPSIDGYITSNQMFTNMPSKLYSSFYSLTNHNLTPIVTLNDSIYIIQREPNPVLAKNPNFILVTKLSKKKIQEAIAQFTGNENGRAYLLSDRLDWAIAGDPQVDDIGIVQSMFKQKYMGRVESAMDSTVLEGQNYFLTFDHSRALAISLLFYVPMDQVLGPIRTYNEWFRLLVVASILVILLFSSWVYRLIHRPLRKLVRTFKQVERGNLGLTISHVSKDEFGYLYTQFNSMLNKIRELIVEVYEQKYLKQRAEFKQLQSQINPHFLYNIFFTMDQMVKMEDYEALRPFIRHTGHYFQFITRNFKDDIPLEQEVGFTTAFIEIQNIRFHNRIELSLQPLPEQLRDLLIPRLTLQPIVENAYKHGLEQMAGGAKLWLNYGDTDGMASIFVEDNGKGVTDEELAALRGAMGTSMPMAETTGLINVHHRLRMHFGDKAGLSVDHGEQGGFRVCIRIPKERRMRDVPAVDRG
- a CDS encoding ABC transporter permease; amino-acid sequence: MSRNNRKFSAQLPFLLLLIPGIILTVIYSYGPMFGTVMAFQQYTPAKGFTGSPWIGMDNFTYLFQLPDFKNALRNTLFIAIMKIIFGLVAPLSVGLLLNEMRKMLIKRTIQTLIYLPHFLSWVIISGVLIDILSPSQGIVNDLLKAFGVQPVFFLGNNHWFPWVIILSDTWKEFGFGTIIYLAAMTGVNPSLYEAAAIDGAGRWKQTWHVTLPGIRPIVILLVTLSLGRVLDAGFDQIFNLYSPITYESGDVIDTLVYRLGLKQAQFSVAAAAGLFRSVVSLILISVSYYIAKRFANYRIF